In the genome of Cetobacterium ceti, one region contains:
- a CDS encoding Na+/H+ antiporter NhaC family protein, which yields MKSEKKIQGNIWGLAPMMVFLLLYLGTGFITGDFNSMPVNVAFIISAIVGILMNKKIPLKEKIESFCKGAGDQNIILMGMIFLLAGGFANVAKEMGAITSTVNLGLSILPGNILVAGLFIIGCFISLSIGTSMGTIVSLTPIALGLSEQTGITLGICVGAIVGGAMFGDNLSMLSDTTIAATKTQDCDMKDKFKANIKIILPAAILTGIILTFVTAGTNVVTSKVYEYSLIKVLPYIGVLGLALSGINVLVVLVISIIFAGGIGLYTGDFTPTTLLKAISSGVIGMEDLFIISLLIGGLVGIIKLNKGLDYLIHFVGSRIKGKRGAELGIAFLIAVADICTGNNTIAIIMVGPLAKDIAEEYGIDKKRSASLLDTFSCAVQGMIPYGAQLLAAGGLAGISSFEIMKYNIYPYLMFISALFVIFYGTRKENTRAYEGYGKN from the coding sequence ATGAAAAGTGAGAAAAAAATTCAAGGTAATATCTGGGGGTTAGCCCCGATGATGGTATTCTTACTTTTATATTTAGGAACAGGTTTTATAACAGGAGACTTTAACAGTATGCCTGTAAATGTAGCTTTTATAATAAGTGCTATAGTTGGTATTTTAATGAACAAAAAAATTCCTTTAAAGGAAAAGATAGAAAGCTTTTGTAAAGGTGCAGGAGATCAAAATATTATTTTAATGGGAATGATATTTTTATTAGCTGGTGGATTTGCCAATGTGGCAAAGGAAATGGGAGCTATAACTTCAACTGTTAATTTAGGACTTTCCATTTTACCAGGGAATATTTTAGTAGCAGGATTATTCATAATAGGATGTTTTATTTCTCTTTCCATAGGGACATCTATGGGAACAATAGTTTCTTTGACACCAATAGCACTAGGATTATCTGAACAAACAGGAATAACTTTAGGAATTTGTGTGGGAGCTATAGTAGGTGGAGCTATGTTTGGAGATAATCTATCTATGTTATCAGATACAACAATAGCTGCAACAAAAACTCAAGATTGTGATATGAAAGATAAGTTTAAAGCTAATATAAAAATAATTTTACCAGCAGCAATTTTAACGGGAATTATTTTAACATTTGTAACAGCAGGAACAAATGTGGTTACAAGTAAAGTTTATGAATATAGTTTAATTAAAGTGTTGCCTTATATTGGAGTTTTAGGGTTAGCTTTATCAGGAATAAATGTATTAGTGGTATTAGTAATAAGTATTATATTTGCAGGTGGAATTGGACTTTATACAGGAGATTTTACTCCTACAACTTTACTAAAGGCTATAAGCAGTGGAGTTATAGGAATGGAAGATTTATTTATAATATCTTTATTAATCGGTGGATTAGTTGGGATTATAAAATTAAATAAAGGCTTAGATTATTTAATTCATTTTGTAGGATCTCGTATTAAAGGAAAAAGAGGAGCTGAGCTTGGGATTGCATTTTTAATAGCAGTAGCAGATATATGTACAGGAAATAATACTATAGCTATTATAATGGTTGGTCCTTTAGCAAAGGATATTGCAGAGGAATATGGAATAGATAAAAAAAGAAGTGCTAGTTTACTGGATACTTTTTCCTGTGCTGTACAGGGAATGATTCCTTATGGAGCTCAACTTCTTGCAGCAGGTGGGTTGGCAGGAATATCATCTTTTGAAATTATGAAATACAATATATACCCATATTTAATGTTTATTTCAGCTTTATTTGTAATTTTTTACGGAACTAGAAAGGAGAATACTAGAGCATATGAAGGATATGGAAAAAATTAA